A genomic segment from Ruegeria sp. TM1040 encodes:
- a CDS encoding pyruvate carboxylase gives MTEFNKILIANRGEIAIRVMRAANEMGKRTVAVYAEEDKLGLHRFKADEAYRIGEGLGPVAAYLSIDEIIRVAKECGADAIHPGYGLLSENPDFVDACARNGITFIGPKAETMRALGDKASARRVAIEAGVPVIPATEVLGDDMDAIRKEAAEVGYPLMLKASWGGGGRGMRPIHSEDELEEKVLEGRREAEAAFGNGEGYLEKMITRARHVEVQILGDKHGEIYHLYERDCSVQRRNQKVVERAPAPYLTDAQRAEICDLGRKICQHVNYECAGTVEFLMDMETEKFYFIEVNPRVQVEHTVTEEVTGIDIVQAQILIAEGKTLAEATGKASQEEISLNGHALQTRVTTEDPLNNFIPDYGRITAYRSATGMGIRLDGGTAYAGGVITRYYDSLLTKVTAKAPTPEKAIARMDRALREFRVRGVSTNIAFVENLLKHPTFLNNEYTTKFIDETPELFQFAKRRDRGTKVLTYIADISVNGHPETEGRAAPAADLKEPRAPRADTGNLPYGTRNLLEQKGAKAVADWMKAQRQLLLTDTTMRDGHQSLLATRMRSIDMIKVAPAYAQNLSQLFSVECWGGATFDVAYRFLQECPWQRLRDLREAMPNLMTQMLLRASNGVGYTNYPDNVVQFFVKEAAKGIDVFRVFDSLNWVENMRVAMDAVVESGKICEGTICYTGDILDPARAKYDVKYYVGMAKELEAAGAHVLGLKDMAGLLKPASAKLLIKALKEEVGLPIHFHTHDTSGIAGATILAAADAGVDAVDAAMDAFSGGTSQPCLGSIVEALKNTDRDTGLDIGNIREISEYWEQVRAQYAAFESGLQAPASEVYLHEMPGGQFTNLKAQARSLGLEERWHEVAQTYADVNQMFGDIVKVTPSSKVVGDMALMMVSQGLTRAQVEDPKSEVSFPDSVVDMMRGNLGQPPGGFPESIVKKVLKGEAPNVERPGAHLEPVDIESTRAELSKELEGFKVDDEDLNGYLMYPKVFLDYMGRHRQYGPVRALPTKTFFYGMEPGDEITAEIDPGKTLEIRLQAIGETDEKGEVKVFFELNGQPRVIRVPNRLVKSSTTQRPKAEVGNINHIGAPMPGVVASIGVQVGQQVHEGDLLLTIEAMKMETGLHAERDAVVKAVHVQPGGQIDAKDLLVELE, from the coding sequence ATGACTGAGTTCAACAAAATCTTGATCGCCAACCGTGGTGAGATCGCCATCCGCGTGATGCGCGCCGCCAACGAGATGGGCAAACGCACCGTTGCTGTCTACGCGGAGGAGGACAAACTGGGCCTGCACCGCTTCAAGGCGGACGAAGCCTATCGTATTGGCGAGGGTCTTGGCCCGGTCGCCGCTTATCTCTCGATTGACGAGATCATCCGCGTGGCCAAGGAATGCGGCGCGGATGCGATCCATCCGGGCTATGGCCTTTTGTCGGAGAACCCCGACTTTGTGGATGCCTGCGCCCGCAACGGTATCACCTTTATCGGCCCCAAGGCCGAGACCATGCGCGCCCTTGGCGACAAGGCCAGCGCGCGCCGCGTCGCCATTGAGGCGGGCGTGCCAGTGATCCCCGCCACCGAGGTGCTGGGCGATGACATGGACGCGATCCGCAAAGAAGCGGCAGAGGTCGGCTATCCCCTGATGCTCAAGGCGAGCTGGGGCGGCGGCGGACGCGGGATGCGCCCGATCCACTCCGAGGACGAGCTCGAGGAAAAGGTTCTGGAAGGTCGCCGCGAGGCCGAAGCCGCATTCGGCAATGGCGAAGGCTATCTTGAGAAGATGATCACCCGCGCCCGTCACGTCGAGGTGCAGATCCTTGGCGACAAGCACGGCGAGATCTATCACCTCTATGAGCGCGACTGTTCGGTGCAGCGCCGCAACCAGAAGGTCGTGGAACGCGCGCCCGCGCCCTATCTCACGGATGCGCAACGCGCCGAGATCTGCGATCTGGGCCGCAAGATCTGCCAGCATGTGAACTATGAATGTGCGGGCACCGTCGAATTCCTAATGGATATGGAGACGGAGAAGTTCTACTTCATCGAGGTGAACCCGCGGGTGCAGGTGGAACACACCGTCACCGAAGAAGTCACCGGCATCGACATCGTGCAGGCGCAGATCCTGATTGCCGAGGGCAAGACCCTCGCAGAGGCCACCGGCAAGGCCAGCCAGGAAGAGATTTCGCTCAACGGGCATGCGCTGCAGACCCGTGTGACCACCGAAGATCCTCTCAACAACTTCATCCCGGACTATGGCCGCATTACCGCCTATCGCTCGGCCACCGGCATGGGCATCCGTCTGGATGGCGGCACCGCCTATGCGGGTGGGGTGATCACGCGCTACTATGACAGCCTGCTGACCAAGGTAACGGCCAAAGCGCCAACGCCGGAGAAGGCCATCGCCCGTATGGACCGCGCGCTGCGCGAGTTCCGGGTGCGCGGTGTCAGCACAAACATCGCCTTTGTCGAGAACCTGCTGAAGCACCCCACGTTCCTCAACAATGAATACACCACCAAATTCATCGACGAGACGCCGGAGCTGTTCCAATTCGCCAAGCGGCGCGACCGGGGCACCAAGGTGCTGACCTATATCGCGGATATTTCCGTTAACGGTCATCCCGAGACCGAAGGCCGCGCCGCGCCAGCTGCCGACCTCAAAGAGCCGCGCGCGCCGCGCGCCGATACGGGCAACCTGCCCTATGGCACGCGGAACCTGCTGGAGCAAAAGGGCGCAAAGGCGGTTGCCGACTGGATGAAAGCGCAGCGTCAGCTGCTCTTGACCGACACCACCATGCGCGACGGGCACCAGTCGCTGCTCGCCACCCGCATGCGGTCCATCGACATGATCAAGGTCGCGCCTGCCTATGCACAGAACCTCAGCCAGCTGTTCTCGGTCGAGTGCTGGGGCGGGGCGACGTTCGATGTGGCCTATCGCTTTTTGCAGGAATGCCCCTGGCAGCGTCTGCGCGACCTGCGCGAGGCGATGCCGAACCTGATGACGCAGATGTTGCTGCGCGCCTCCAACGGGGTGGGGTACACCAACTATCCCGACAACGTGGTGCAGTTCTTCGTCAAGGAAGCGGCCAAGGGTATCGACGTCTTCCGCGTGTTTGACAGCCTCAACTGGGTCGAGAACATGCGCGTCGCCATGGACGCCGTGGTCGAGAGCGGCAAGATCTGCGAAGGCACCATCTGCTACACCGGCGACATCCTTGACCCGGCCCGCGCCAAATATGACGTGAAATACTACGTCGGCATGGCCAAGGAACTGGAAGCCGCAGGCGCGCATGTGCTGGGCCTCAAGGACATGGCGGGTCTGTTGAAACCAGCCTCGGCCAAGCTCTTGATCAAGGCGCTGAAGGAAGAGGTCGGCCTGCCGATCCACTTCCACACCCATGACACCTCTGGCATCGCGGGCGCGACCATTCTGGCCGCGGCAGATGCGGGCGTTGATGCGGTCGATGCGGCGATGGACGCGTTTTCCGGCGGCACCTCGCAGCCCTGTCTGGGGTCGATCGTGGAGGCGCTCAAGAACACAGACCGCGACACCGGTCTGGACATTGGCAACATCCGCGAGATCTCGGAATACTGGGAGCAGGTGCGCGCGCAATACGCCGCCTTTGAATCCGGGCTGCAAGCGCCCGCGTCTGAGGTCTATCTCCATGAGATGCCCGGCGGTCAGTTCACCAACCTCAAGGCACAGGCCCGCAGCCTTGGACTTGAGGAGCGCTGGCACGAGGTTGCGCAGACCTATGCGGATGTGAACCAGATGTTTGGCGACATCGTCAAAGTGACCCCCTCCTCCAAGGTGGTGGGTGACATGGCGCTGATGATGGTCTCTCAGGGGCTTACCCGCGCGCAGGTCGAAGATCCCAAATCCGAAGTCTCCTTCCCCGACTCGGTGGTGGACATGATGCGCGGCAACCTGGGCCAGCCTCCGGGCGGTTTCCCCGAAAGCATCGTCAAGAAGGTGCTGAAAGGCGAAGCCCCCAATGTTGAGCGCCCCGGTGCGCATCTGGAGCCGGTCGACATCGAGAGCACCCGCGCCGAACTCTCCAAAGAGCTCGAAGGCTTCAAGGTCGATGACGAGGATCTCAACGGCTATCTAATGTATCCGAAGGTGTTCCTCGATTACATGGGCCGCCATCGCCAATACGGCCCGGTGCGCGCGCTGCCGACCAAGACGTTCTTTTACGGGATGGAACCCGGTGACGAGATCACCGCTGAGATCGACCCCGGCAAGACGCTGGAAATCCGCCTGCAAGCCATTGGCGAGACGGATGAAAAAGGCGAAGTGAAGGTGTTTTTCGAGCTGAACGGCCAGCCGCGCGTCATCCGCGTGCCCAACCGTCTGGTGAAATCCTCCACCACCCAGCGCCCAAAGGCCGAAGTAGGGAACATCAACCACATCGGTGCGCCGATGCCGGGTGTTGTGGCCTCCATCGGGGTTCAGGTGGGCCAGCAGGTGCACGAGGGCGATCTCTTGCTGACCATCGAGGCGATGAAGATGGAGACCGGCCTGCACGCCGAGCGCGACGCGGTGGTCAAGGCCGTCCACGTCCAGCCCGGTGGTCAGATCGACGCCAAGGATCTGCTGGTCGAACTGGAATGA
- a CDS encoding DUF2971 domain-containing protein, with protein MSEETTGQLPDVLWHYTTFDTLTAILTSQCLLASDFRDTNDREEILFGFKALRDAFGTHNTWNTTEGFADPVSAAIRENEERIIEDLESSFLHGQMICLSSARDSLSMWRGYGQLTNGGGNGAVAIGFCAADLQTFCGPSDATLQSSTAHIQQNASGGFEGPSNVDYAFRNFPQLSNALSNEDYSADFHLKWTHYLAHWMKHRKHPAFAEEREYRIWGHAYDGNDKGNSQHVVFVGNHDRRKFHLAPAPDDILGPLTHPLAIQKIMVGPKTDFAKVERFTRNVFQSYTHDRPDMCASKIPFK; from the coding sequence ATGAGCGAAGAGACGACCGGACAGCTCCCGGATGTTCTGTGGCATTACACGACATTCGATACGCTTACGGCGATTCTTACTTCTCAATGCCTTCTGGCCAGCGACTTTCGCGACACCAACGACCGCGAGGAAATCCTGTTTGGTTTCAAAGCCCTGCGAGACGCGTTTGGGACTCACAACACTTGGAACACCACTGAAGGCTTTGCAGATCCCGTGTCTGCAGCAATCCGAGAGAACGAGGAGCGTATCATAGAGGACCTGGAATCTAGCTTCTTGCACGGTCAGATGATCTGTCTGTCCAGCGCAAGGGATTCCCTGTCGATGTGGCGCGGATACGGTCAGCTCACCAATGGCGGCGGCAATGGCGCAGTGGCGATCGGGTTTTGCGCTGCAGACCTGCAAACCTTCTGTGGCCCAAGCGATGCAACGCTTCAATCTTCGACCGCGCACATCCAGCAAAACGCCTCAGGTGGGTTTGAAGGGCCAAGCAATGTTGACTATGCCTTCAGAAATTTCCCGCAACTTTCAAATGCACTTTCAAACGAGGATTACTCGGCCGACTTTCACCTCAAGTGGACGCATTACTTGGCCCATTGGATGAAGCACCGCAAACATCCCGCATTTGCCGAAGAACGAGAGTATCGAATTTGGGGGCATGCCTATGACGGCAACGACAAAGGTAACAGCCAACACGTAGTCTTTGTCGGCAACCACGATCGCCGCAAATTCCACTTGGCGCCGGCACCGGACGACATCCTCGGGCCGCTCACACATCCGTTGGCCATCCAGAAGATCATGGTCGGGCCAAAAACCGACTTCGCAAAAGTCGAGCGTTTCACCAGAAACGTCTTCCAATCTTACACCCACGATCGGCCCGATATGTGCGCCTCAAAAATTCCCTTCAAATAG
- a CDS encoding GNAT family N-acetyltransferase, which translates to MRQPHRPVIRFVRLSEIDPQEITAHMSDPLMAEHMPLLEGVEWNAAQTEQFVAAKEACWARDGLGHWGILSDDAYIGWGGFQKEDEEWDFGLVLRHSAFGRGIQVAKAALAVAAQDTRIPFVTFLLPPSRRHLGALRRLGAERLPDVEHAGRPFMKFRLVL; encoded by the coding sequence ATGAGACAGCCGCACCGCCCCGTGATCCGTTTTGTTCGCCTGTCCGAAATCGACCCGCAAGAGATCACGGCCCATATGTCCGATCCTCTGATGGCCGAGCACATGCCGCTCTTGGAAGGGGTGGAGTGGAATGCCGCGCAGACCGAGCAGTTTGTCGCAGCCAAAGAAGCCTGCTGGGCGCGCGACGGCCTGGGGCATTGGGGCATTCTCTCGGATGATGCCTATATCGGGTGGGGCGGTTTTCAGAAAGAGGACGAGGAGTGGGATTTCGGGTTGGTGCTGCGGCACAGCGCCTTTGGTCGGGGCATACAAGTCGCCAAGGCCGCCCTTGCGGTGGCGGCGCAGGACACGCGCATTCCCTTTGTGACTTTTCTTTTGCCGCCATCGCGTCGTCATCTCGGAGCGCTGCGGCGTCTGGGGGCAGAACGTCTGCCGGATGTGGAGCACGCAGGCAGGCCGTTTATGAAGTTCAGGCTGGTGTTGTGA
- a CDS encoding aminotransferase, with translation MASVIYPTTNFTATEQLCITHGEGIYVYDDTGKQYIEGLAGLWCTSLGYSNTEVVEAITEQLKRLPFQHTFGGKTHAPVMELAEKLKAMVPVEDAYFFFGNSGSDANDSHYKMLRYYFNAIGKPHKRKIITRERGYHGVTVAAGSLTSLPANLAHFDAPLEALSILRTDAPHYYTGRQGNETEAQFVERILQNLEDQILAEDPDTIAAMIIEPITGASGVIVPPEGYYEGLQALLRKHGILIWADEVICGFGRTGADFGCTTMGIKPDLMTFAKQLSSAYFPISASVIPGWMYKAMVDQTNEVGVFGHGYTYSGHPAACAAALKTLEIYERDKIFDHAAEVGTYLQEQLRATFTDHPLVGEVRGKGLIAALELVSNKTTGATIAGGKGGAAAVKACQTEGVILRAVAGNALAFCPPLIITKPEVDEMLKRTKAGVDAAYEALRSEGLLNS, from the coding sequence ATGGCGAGCGTGATCTACCCGACGACGAATTTCACCGCGACGGAGCAGCTCTGCATCACCCACGGTGAGGGGATCTACGTCTATGACGACACCGGCAAACAATATATCGAAGGCCTCGCGGGCCTGTGGTGTACCTCGCTGGGCTATTCCAACACCGAGGTGGTCGAGGCCATCACCGAGCAGTTGAAACGCCTGCCCTTCCAGCACACGTTTGGCGGCAAGACCCACGCGCCGGTGATGGAGTTGGCCGAAAAGCTGAAGGCAATGGTGCCGGTCGAGGACGCCTATTTCTTCTTTGGCAATTCCGGCTCGGACGCAAACGACAGCCACTACAAGATGCTGCGCTATTACTTCAACGCGATCGGCAAGCCGCACAAGCGCAAGATCATCACTCGCGAGCGCGGCTATCACGGCGTGACCGTGGCGGCGGGATCGCTGACCTCCCTGCCTGCGAACCTCGCCCATTTCGACGCCCCGCTTGAGGCGCTCTCGATCCTGCGCACCGATGCGCCGCATTATTACACCGGCCGCCAAGGCAATGAGACCGAAGCGCAGTTTGTCGAGCGCATCCTGCAAAACCTCGAAGACCAGATCCTCGCCGAGGACCCCGACACGATCGCCGCGATGATCATCGAGCCGATCACCGGCGCCTCCGGTGTAATCGTGCCCCCCGAAGGCTACTACGAGGGGCTGCAGGCGCTTTTGCGCAAACATGGCATCCTGATCTGGGCGGATGAGGTCATCTGCGGCTTTGGTCGCACAGGCGCCGATTTTGGCTGCACCACCATGGGCATCAAACCGGACCTCATGACCTTTGCCAAGCAGCTGTCTTCGGCCTATTTCCCGATCTCCGCCTCCGTCATTCCCGGCTGGATGTACAAGGCGATGGTGGATCAGACCAATGAGGTCGGCGTCTTTGGCCATGGCTACACCTACTCGGGCCACCCCGCCGCCTGTGCTGCGGCCCTGAAGACGCTCGAAATCTACGAGCGCGACAAGATCTTTGACCACGCCGCCGAGGTCGGCACCTACCTGCAAGAGCAACTGCGCGCGACCTTCACCGATCACCCGCTGGTGGGCGAGGTGCGCGGCAAAGGCCTGATCGCCGCGCTCGAACTGGTTTCAAACAAGACCACCGGCGCCACCATCGCAGGCGGCAAGGGTGGTGCTGCCGCAGTCAAAGCCTGCCAGACCGAGGGCGTGATCCTGCGCGCGGTGGCCGGCAATGCGCTGGCCTTCTGCCCGCCGCTCATCATCACAAAGCCAGAGGTGGACGAGATGCTCAAACGCACCAAGGCCGGTGTCGATGCTGCCTACGAGGCCCTGAGATCCGAAGGCCTCCTGAACAGCTGA